The Pseudomonas azadiae genome includes a window with the following:
- a CDS encoding MATE family efflux transporter, producing the protein MNTATAPLTRPARIRREVRGLLTLALPIIIGQLATTAMSFVDAVMAGRVSPQDLAAVGLGNSIWIPVYLLMTGTLLATTPKVAQRYGAGQFSEIGPLVRQSLWLAVVVGITGALLLLCAEPILRAMKVEPDLIEPSMGYLHGIAAGMPAIALYYVLRCFSDGLGRTRPSMVMGLCGLALNIPLNYIFIYGHFGVPAMGGVGCGWATAIAMWVMLLGLAVWTRWGPAYQSSELFKRFDWPQWAVIKRVLGIGLPIGVAIFAESSIFAVIALLLGSLGATVVSGHQIALNVSSLVFMVPYSLSMAVTVRVGQALGRGEPREARFAAGVGMGTALAYACLSCSLMLVFREQIAAIYTPDPVVIHLASMLIVFSALFQFSDSIQVTAAGALRGYQDTRVTMVLTLFAYWGVGLPVGYALGLTDWLGEPSGPSGLWQGLIVGLSCAAGMLLVRLARSARRRIRADKVLA; encoded by the coding sequence GTGAACACTGCCACCGCCCCCCTCACCCGCCCCGCCCGCATCCGCCGGGAAGTGCGCGGCCTGCTGACGCTTGCCTTGCCGATTATCATCGGCCAACTGGCCACCACCGCGATGAGCTTTGTCGATGCGGTGATGGCGGGACGTGTCAGCCCGCAGGACCTGGCGGCGGTGGGCCTGGGCAACTCAATCTGGATCCCTGTGTACCTGCTGATGACCGGCACGCTGCTGGCCACCACGCCAAAAGTCGCCCAGCGCTACGGTGCCGGCCAGTTCAGTGAGATCGGGCCGCTGGTGCGTCAATCCTTGTGGCTGGCGGTGGTGGTCGGGATCACGGGGGCGCTGTTGCTGCTCTGCGCCGAACCGATCCTGCGGGCGATGAAGGTGGAGCCGGACCTGATCGAGCCCTCCATGGGTTACCTGCACGGCATCGCCGCTGGCATGCCGGCCATTGCGCTGTATTACGTGTTGCGTTGCTTCAGTGATGGCCTGGGCCGTACGCGGCCGAGCATGGTCATGGGCCTGTGCGGCCTGGCGCTGAATATTCCGCTGAATTACATCTTCATTTATGGTCACTTTGGCGTGCCGGCCATGGGCGGCGTCGGGTGTGGCTGGGCCACGGCCATTGCGATGTGGGTGATGCTGCTGGGCCTGGCGGTGTGGACCCGTTGGGGCCCGGCCTACCAGAGCAGCGAGTTGTTCAAGCGTTTCGATTGGCCGCAATGGGCGGTGATCAAGCGCGTACTGGGCATCGGCCTGCCCATCGGCGTTGCGATTTTTGCCGAGTCGAGCATTTTTGCGGTAATCGCCCTGCTGCTCGGCAGCCTGGGCGCCACCGTGGTCTCCGGTCACCAGATCGCGCTGAATGTCAGCTCGCTGGTGTTCATGGTCCCCTACTCGTTGAGCATGGCCGTGACCGTGCGCGTCGGCCAGGCGCTGGGGCGTGGCGAACCGCGCGAGGCACGCTTCGCCGCCGGCGTCGGTATGGGCACAGCGCTGGCCTACGCCTGCCTGTCCTGCAGCCTGATGCTGGTGTTTCGCGAGCAGATCGCGGCGATCTACACCCCGGACCCGGTGGTGATTCACTTGGCGTCGATGCTGATTGTGTTCTCGGCGCTGTTCCAGTTCTCCGACTCGATCCAGGTCACGGCGGCGGGCGCGCTGCGTGGCTACCAGGACACGCGGGTGACCATGGTGCTGACCCTGTTCGCGTATTGGGGCGTGGGCCTGCCGGTAGGCTACGCCCTGGGGCTGACCGATTGGCTGGGCGAGCCGAGCGGCCCGAGTGGCTTGTGGCAAGGACTGATCGTGGGCCTGAGCTGCGCGGCGGGGATGCTGCTGGTGCGCCTGGCGCGCAGTGCACGCCGGCGCATCCGCGCGGACAAGGTGCTGGCTTAA
- the pdxB gene encoding 4-phosphoerythronate dehydrogenase PdxB: protein MLIVADENIPLLDAFFQGFGEIRRVPGRSIDRATVEQADVLLVRSVTNVNRALLEGSKVRFVGTCTIGTDHLDLDYFRQAGIQWSSAPGCNARGVVDYVLGSLMTLAEIEGADLSRRTYGVVGAGEVGGRLVEVLKSLGWNVLVCDPPRQIAEDGDYVSLAQIIEHCDVISLHTPLTKSGNGSTWHLFDRQRLNQLKPGTWLINASRGPVVDNAALREVLLEREDLQAVLDVWEGEPEVDADLADLCVLATPHIAGYSLDGKQRGTAQIYQAFCAHLGQEASIQLSDLLPPPWLAEVRLNASTDPAWALATLCRSVYDPRRDDADFRRSLVGTVDEQRKAFDLLRKHYPERREIDGLKVRINGDSAVLSNIVTALGAASV from the coding sequence ATGCTGATTGTTGCCGACGAAAATATCCCGCTGCTCGATGCATTCTTCCAGGGTTTTGGCGAGATTCGCCGCGTACCCGGCCGTTCCATCGACCGCGCCACGGTCGAGCAGGCCGATGTGTTGCTGGTGCGCTCCGTGACCAACGTCAACCGCGCTTTACTGGAGGGCTCCAAGGTGCGCTTCGTCGGCACCTGCACCATCGGCACCGATCATCTGGACTTGGATTACTTCAGGCAGGCCGGTATCCAATGGTCCAGCGCGCCCGGCTGCAATGCGCGCGGCGTGGTGGATTATGTGTTGGGCAGCCTGATGACACTGGCCGAGATCGAAGGCGCCGACCTCAGCCGGCGCACTTATGGCGTGGTCGGCGCCGGTGAAGTCGGCGGGCGGCTGGTCGAGGTGCTCAAGAGCCTGGGCTGGAACGTGCTGGTCTGCGACCCGCCCCGGCAAATCGCCGAGGACGGCGATTACGTCAGCCTGGCGCAAATCATCGAGCACTGCGATGTGATCAGCCTGCACACGCCGCTGACCAAGTCCGGCAACGGCTCCACCTGGCACCTGTTCGACCGTCAGCGCCTCAACCAGCTCAAGCCCGGCACCTGGCTGATCAACGCCAGCCGTGGCCCGGTGGTGGACAATGCCGCCCTGCGCGAAGTGCTGCTGGAGCGTGAAGACCTGCAAGCGGTGCTGGATGTGTGGGAAGGCGAGCCCGAAGTCGACGCCGATCTGGCCGATCTGTGCGTACTGGCCACGCCGCACATCGCCGGCTACAGCCTGGACGGCAAGCAGCGCGGCACCGCGCAGATCTACCAGGCGTTCTGCGCGCACCTGGGCCAGGAGGCAAGCATTCAATTAAGCGATCTGCTGCCGCCGCCCTGGCTGGCCGAGGTGCGCCTGAACGCGTCGACCGACCCGGCCTGGGCGCTGGCGACCTTGTGCCGCAGCGTGTACGACCCGCGCCGCGATGATGCGGATTTTCGTCGCAGCCTTGTGGGAACCGTGGACGAACAGCGCAAGGCCTTCGACCTGCTACGCAAGCACTATCCCGAGCGCCGTGAGATCGATGGGCTAAAGGTACGTATTAACGGCGATTCGGCCGTGTTGTCGAACATCGTGACCGCACTGGGCGCGGCGTCCGTTTAG
- the tusA gene encoding sulfurtransferase TusA → MSLELPVDATLDATGLNCPEPVMMLHQHIRDLPAGGLLKVIATDPSTRRDIPKFCVFLDHELVDQQEQAGTYLYWIRKKAD, encoded by the coding sequence ATGAGTCTTGAACTGCCCGTCGACGCGACCTTGGATGCCACCGGCCTCAACTGCCCGGAACCGGTGATGATGCTGCACCAGCACATCCGTGACCTGCCGGCCGGCGGCCTGCTCAAGGTCATCGCGACCGACCCGTCGACGCGCCGCGATATCCCCAAGTTCTGCGTGTTCCTTGACCACGAACTGGTGGATCAGCAGGAGCAGGCCGGTACTTACCTGTACTGGATTCGCAAGAAAGCCGATTAA
- a CDS encoding ABC transporter transmembrane domain-containing protein, whose product MPSMFSTRQRRAIRLASRFIAPYRWQALGALLALIVTAGITLSMGQGIRLLVDQGFMTQSPHLLNQSIGLFMVLVLGLAVGTFARFYLVSWIGERVVADIRRQVFNHLIYLHPGFYENNRSSEIQSRLTTDTTLLQSVIGSSLSLFLRNALMVIGGIVLLFVTNPKLTSIVVVALPLVLAPILIFGRRVRSLSRQSQDRIADVGSYVSETLGQIKTVQAYNHQVQDEQRFAVTVEEAFTTARKRITQRAWLITLVIMLVLGAVGVMLWVGGMDVISGRISGGELAAFVFYSLIVGSAVGTLSEVLGELQRAAGAAERIGELLQSNNEIQAPTTGTVQLPARVSGRMELQALRFAYPSRPDSYAIDGLSLSINPGETLALVGPSGAGKSTLFDLLLRFYDPQQGRILLEGHALTELDPMDLRRHFALVSQSPALFFGSVEDNIRYGNPSATPEQVEAAARIAHAHDFILQMPDGYQTHLGDGGMGLSGGQRQRLAIARALLVDAPILLLDEATSALDAQSEHLIQQALPQLMQGRTTLVIAHRLATVKNADRIAVMDQGKLVAVGTHQQLIASNALYARLAALQFSDGVEVD is encoded by the coding sequence ATGCCCTCCATGTTCTCAACCCGTCAACGCCGCGCGATTCGCCTGGCCAGCCGCTTCATTGCGCCGTACCGCTGGCAGGCACTCGGTGCCCTGTTGGCGCTTATCGTCACGGCCGGTATTACCTTGTCCATGGGGCAGGGCATTCGCCTGCTGGTGGACCAGGGTTTCATGACCCAGTCACCGCACCTGCTCAACCAGTCCATCGGCCTGTTCATGGTCCTGGTCCTTGGCCTGGCGGTGGGCACGTTTGCACGGTTTTACCTGGTGTCGTGGATCGGCGAGCGGGTAGTAGCGGATATCCGTCGGCAGGTGTTCAACCACCTGATCTACCTGCATCCGGGCTTCTATGAGAACAACCGCAGCTCGGAAATCCAGTCGCGGTTGACCACCGACACCACCTTGCTGCAATCGGTGATCGGTTCGTCGCTGTCACTGTTCCTGCGCAATGCCTTGATGGTCATCGGCGGCATCGTGTTGCTATTCGTGACCAATCCCAAGCTCACCAGCATCGTAGTGGTGGCTTTGCCGCTGGTGCTGGCGCCGATCCTCATTTTTGGCCGGCGCGTGCGCAGCCTGTCGCGCCAGAGCCAGGACCGCATCGCCGATGTGGGCAGTTATGTGTCCGAGACCCTTGGCCAGATCAAGACCGTGCAGGCCTATAACCATCAGGTGCAGGACGAACAACGCTTCGCCGTGACCGTGGAAGAGGCGTTCACCACCGCACGCAAACGCATCACCCAGCGCGCCTGGCTGATTACCCTGGTGATCATGCTGGTGCTCGGCGCCGTGGGCGTGATGCTGTGGGTGGGCGGCATGGACGTGATCAGCGGGCGCATTTCCGGCGGCGAGCTGGCGGCGTTCGTGTTCTACAGCCTGATCGTAGGCAGTGCGGTCGGCACGCTCAGTGAAGTGCTCGGTGAGTTGCAGCGCGCCGCTGGCGCCGCCGAGCGTATTGGCGAATTGTTGCAGTCGAACAACGAAATCCAGGCGCCCACCACTGGAACGGTGCAATTGCCTGCGCGGGTCAGCGGTCGCATGGAGCTGCAAGCGCTGCGCTTTGCCTACCCCTCACGGCCGGACAGCTACGCCATCGACGGTTTGAGCCTGAGCATCAACCCTGGAGAGACCTTGGCGTTGGTGGGGCCGTCCGGTGCCGGTAAGTCGACCCTGTTCGACCTGTTGCTGCGTTTCTACGACCCCCAGCAAGGCCGCATCTTGCTCGAAGGCCACGCGCTGACCGAACTCGACCCCATGGACCTGCGCCGCCACTTCGCCCTGGTGTCCCAGAGCCCGGCGCTGTTTTTTGGCAGCGTCGAAGACAACATCCGCTACGGCAACCCGTCCGCCACCCCGGAGCAGGTCGAAGCCGCTGCGCGCATCGCCCACGCCCACGACTTCATCCTGCAAATGCCCGACGGCTACCAGACCCACCTCGGCGACGGGGGCATGGGCCTTTCCGGCGGCCAGCGCCAACGCCTGGCCATCGCCCGCGCCTTGCTGGTGGACGCTCCGATTCTGTTGCTCGACGAAGCCACCAGCGCGCTGGATGCCCAGAGTGAACACCTGATCCAGCAAGCGTTGCCGCAGTTGATGCAGGGGCGCACCACGCTGGTGATCGCCCATCGACTGGCGACGGTAAAGAACGCCGACCGGATAGCGGTGATGGACCAGGGCAAGCTGGTGGCGGTGGGCACGCATCAGCAGTTGATCGCGAGCAATGCGCTGTATGCGCGGTTGGCGGCGTTGCAGTTCAGTGATGGAGTGGAAGTGGATTGA
- a CDS encoding PA1571 family protein, giving the protein MTLQNSSEAKIEVIRQPQELPCSYIDAKGHEVQITEEMIQQACSELEQRLVKPAQQG; this is encoded by the coding sequence ATGACCTTGCAAAACAGCAGCGAAGCCAAGATTGAAGTAATCCGCCAACCGCAGGAGTTGCCCTGCTCGTATATCGACGCCAAGGGCCACGAAGTGCAGATTACCGAAGAAATGATCCAGCAAGCGTGCAGCGAACTGGAACAGCGCCTGGTCAAGCCTGCACAGCAAGGCTGA